Proteins from a genomic interval of Medicago truncatula cultivar Jemalong A17 chromosome 3, MtrunA17r5.0-ANR, whole genome shotgun sequence:
- the LOC25488986 gene encoding uncharacterized protein, with amino-acid sequence MNKFKKSQVLVLFVLLLFLAFIPLLPSSLKSTYLYFISNFIIIVLASEAGLFSLLYKPLEDKMQSSSLIKKPITPSDGYSEKKEATISSVSKHVEKRLKPVEKSASETERVVSFTKVDIVKKSTFIGSGEDDDIEIQEEIEGLNGQELYVKADVFIRNFYKQLKLQKDES; translated from the coding sequence ATGAACAAGTTTAAGAAATCTCAAGTTCTGGTATTATTTGTTCTACTTCTTTTCCTTGCTTTTATACCTTTATTACCTTCCTCTCTTAAATCTACCTACTTGTATTTCATCTCAAACTTCATCATCATTGTACTTGCTTCTGAAGCTGGCCTTTTTTCCCTATTATATAAGCCTTTAGAAGACAAAATGCAATCTTCTTCTCTTATCAAGAAACCTATTACACCCTCGGACGGATATTCCGAGAAAAAAGAAGCTACCATTAGTTCTGTCTCAAAACATGTTGAGAAGAGGCTTAAACCTGTTGAAAAGTCAGCATCTGAGACTGAGAGGGTTGTTTCTTTCACCAAAGTGGATATAGTGAAAAAGAGCACTTTCATAGGTAGTGGAGAGGATGATGATATTGAAATACAAGAGGAGATTGAGGGACTTAATGGTCAAGAGCTATATGTAAAAGCAGACGTTTTCATTAGGAACTTCTACAAACAGTTGAAGCTGCAGAAAGATGAATCTTAG
- the LOC25488988 gene encoding putative disease resistance protein At5g05400 isoform X1, translated as MANIVVTVATNVGKYLGGPIFREVQYFLCVNNVINDLETEKEALTSERDNLLIRVAQALEKTEIIEKPVEKWLIVVENLLREVDVLVQRTETDANCFQGWFPTCGRYLLCKQMVQKIDAMGKYKGKSIDIQPFSHRAPLPGSRYRSFEEFIYFESTKVAYNQLLEALKDDCISIIGMYGMGGCGKTTLAAEVGKKAEELDMFDKVISITVAQTPNIRGIQGKLADMLNLKLEEESEEGRAQRLWLCLKQKKRILIIVDDLWREFHLINIGILVDNVNEHTWKVLITTRNEHVCTSMDCQKKIHLGLLSEDESWTLFQKFARIDDEYSKLLDGVPREVCNECNGLPLSIKTIGSSLKGRHEIELWQQALDKLRDSKASNDEGGVRTTLSCLKLSYDYLQRQYTQLLLMICTLFPEDYHIPTEDLMRFAFGLGMGEKLSLQSMRSLIQADINKLFDSCLFTPGSVKMHGMVRETVLWIANTSDNCKILVNVDKPLSTLAEDNKIRECFTLSSWWYNENPTFCQLHAPNLKMLLVNISARESLNFLDLSHLTFEGVQGLEVLSITIDNKIVPVSFSPSIQLLTNVRTLRLNGLKLDDISFIGSLTSIEVLDLRRCHFNGLPIEIGKLISLKLLDLSECRISRNSYNGAIGKCSQLEELYASACYPEKHVPEIILDIGILVNLQSFVLDDQILQERRRVLRVKGFNTSRLKTSKKNILQIAEVISLEALHGGCKNIIPDMVGVVGGMDDLTSLHLTRCQDIECIFDATYDFREDDLIPRLGELRLRSMNNLTELYRGPSLQVLHYFEKLELVDIQDCRKLHIMFPLECKLRNLKILSLSYCRTDEVLFSASVAQSLQQLEQLKISGCYKLKHIIAASGRQHGGSNTSEEISPAPMNSHFLMTKLRDVNISDCPRLESIFPICYVEGLTQLQQMEIGYSPKLEYVFGKCDHKEHLSSHHVMLPHLEVLGLSSLENLIGMCPENCQANWSSQCLRMLNIYNCPNMAIPWFNLKVGYDQRQHHPNESLLSKLQELVLYDLPQLHSISWVGPTPSQIWSFQCLQRLRVDSCENLKYLFSMEVSRSLQELISLEIFNCQELEQVVAADEELVQLPDAEFYFPKLKQIEVYNCNKLKSLFSFAMITNLQCFHN; from the exons ATGGCAAATATTGTTGTGACTGTTGCAACTAATGTGGGTAAATATTTGGGGGGACCAATATTCCGCGAAGTACAATACTTTCTTTGTGTTAATAATGTAATCAATGATCTTGAGACTGAAAAGGAGGCGCTGACATCTGAAAGAGACAATTTGTTGATTCGCGTTGCACAAGCCTTGGAGAAAactgaaataattgaaaaaccAGTGGAGAAGTGGTTGATTGTTGTAGAAAATCTCTTGAGAGAGGTGGATGTTCTTGTGCAAAGGACAGAAACAGACGCCAATTGCTTTCAAGGATGGTTTCCAACGTGTGGACGGTATCTTTTGTGCAAGCAAATGGTACAAAAGATAGATGCGATGGGGAAATACAAAGGTAAAAGCATTGATATTCAACCATTTTCTCATCGTGCTCCACTACCAGGTAGCAGGTATCGGTCATTTGAAgaattcatttattttgaaTCAACAAAGGTGGCTTACAATCAACTATTGGAGGCACTTAAGGATGATTGCATCTCTATAATAGGAATGTATGGAATGGGTGGATGCGGAAAAACAACCCTTGCAGCAGAAGTTGGCAAGAAGGCTGAGGAATTAGATATGTTTGATAAGGTTATATCAATCACTGTCGCTCAAACTCCAAATATTAGAGGCATTCAGGGAAAACTTGCAGATATGTTAAACTTGAAATTGGAGGAAGAAAGTGAAGAGGGAAGAGCACAACGTTTATGGTTGTGTTTAAAACAAAAGAAGCGAATTCTTATAATAGTGGACGATCTATGGAGAGAGTTTCATTTGATAAATATAGGGATTCTCGTAGACAATGTTAACGAGCACACATGGAAGGTCCTGATAACCACTCGTAATGAGCATGTCTGTACATCAATGGACTGTCAAAAGAAGATTCATTTGGGGCTCTTGTCTGAAGATGAATCTTGGACATTATTCCAAAAGTTTGCAAGAATTGATGACGAATACTCCAAGTTATTGGATGGTGTGCCACGGGAAGTCTGCAATGAGTGTAATGGACTTCCCTTATCAATCAAAACTATAGGGTCGTCCTTAAAAGGAAGGCATGAAATTGAGTTGTGGCAGCAGGCGTTAGATAAGTTGAGGGATTCAAAGGCATCCAATGATGAAGGAGGAGTGAGGACTACTTTAAGTTGCCTTAAATTAAGCTATGATTATTTGCAAAGGCAGTACACACAGCTACTCTTAATgatttgtactctttttccaGAAGACTATCACATCCCAACAGAAGATTTGATGAGGTTTGCATTTGGACTAGGTATGGGAGAAAAATTATCATTACAGTCAATGAGGAGCTTGATTCAAGCAGACATAAACAAACTCTTCGATTCTTGTTTGTTCACGCCTGGTTCTGTGAAGATGCATGGCATGGTTCGTGAGACAGTCTTATGGATTGCAAATACATCAGATAATTGCAAAATCTTGGTAAATGTTGACAAACCACTTAGCACTTTAGCAGAGGATAACAAAATAAGAGAATGTTTTACATTATCCTCATGGTGGTATAATGAAAATCCCACCTTTTGTCAATTGCATGCTCCAAATCTTAAAATGTTATTGGTAAATATAAGTGCTCGTGAATCATTGAATTTCTTGGATTTATCACATTTAACATTTGAAGGAGTACAAGGGCTTGAGGTACTTTCAATAACCATTGATAACAAAATAGTACCAGTATCATTTTCTCCATCCATCCAGTTGTTGACAAATGTTCGAACTTTGCGCTTAAATGGATTGAAATTGGATGACATTTCTTTCATCGGAAGCTTAACAAGCATTGAGGTTCTTGACTTGAGACGTTGTCACTTCAATGGACTTCCTATCGAAATAGGAAAACTCATAAGTCTTAAGTTGCTAGATTTGTCAGAATGTCGTATTTCTCGAAACAGCTATAATGGAGCAATAGGGAAATGTTCACAACTAGAGGAGTTATATGCTTCAGCATGTTACCCAGAAAAGCATGTTCCTGAGATCATTCTGGATATTGGTATTCTCGTAAATCTACAAAGCTTTGTACTTGATGATCAAATCCTTCAGGAAAGAAGGAGAGTCCTACGAGTAAAAGGTTTTAATACATCAAGGTTGAAGACATCTAAGAAAAATATTCTGCAAATAGCTGAAGTTATTTCTTTGGAAGCTCTTCATGGAGGATGTAAAAATATTATCCCAGATATGGTTGGAGTTGTAGGAGGCATGGATGATTTGACTTCTCTCCATCTTACAAGATGCCAAGATATAGAATGCATCTTCGATGCAACCTATGATTTCAGGGAAGATGATTTGATTCCCAGGTTGGGGGAGTTACGCCTTCGGTCTATGAATAACTTGACAGAATTGTATCGAGGTCCATCTCTTCAAGTACTACACTACTTTGAGAAACTAGAACTGGTTGACATACAAGATTGCAGGAAGTTACACATCATGTTTCCATTGGAATGTAAGTTACGAAATCTTAAGATCCTCAGCTTATCATATTGCAGGACCGATGAAGTACTCTTCTCAGCATCTGTTGCTCAAAGTTTGCAGCAACTAGAACAACTAAAAATCAGTGGGTGCTATAAATTGAAGCATATAATTGCTGCTAGTGGAAGGCAACATGGTGGTAGTAATACAAGTGAGGAAATAAGTCCAGCTCCAATGAATTCTCATTTTTTGATGACCAAATTAAGGGATGTTAACATTTCTGATTGTCCAAGGTTAGAGTCGATATTCCCGATTTGTTATGTTGAAGGACTTACACAATTGCAACAGATGGAGATAGGATATTCTCCTAAGCTGGAATACGTGTTTGGTAAATGTGATCACAAAGAACACCTTTCATCACACCATGTCATGCTTCCTCATTTGGAAGTTCTCGGACTCTCTTCTCTTGAAAATCTCATTGGGATGTGTCCAGAGAATTGTCAAGCAAACTGGTCATCTCAATGTCTGAGGATGCTAAACATATATAATTGTCCAAACATGGCTATACCATGGTTCAATTTGAAGGTTGGCTATGATCAAAGACAACATCATCCGAATGAA AGCTTACTCTCAAAACTGCAAGAACTGGTATTGTATGATCTGCCTCAATTGCACTCCATTTCATGGGTAGGTCCTACTCCAAGTCAGATTTGGAGTTTCCAATGTCTTCAGCGTTTAAGAGTGGACAGTTGTGAAAATTTGAAATACTTGTTCTCCATGGAGGTAAGTAGAAGCCTACAAGAGTTGATTAGCCTTGAAATTTTCAATTGCCAAGAATTGGAACAAGTAGTTGCAGCAGATGAAGAACTTGTGCAGCTTCCTGATGCTGAATTTTATTTTCCTAAGCTAAAACAAATAGAAGTCTATAACTGCAACAAGTTGAAAAGCCTTTTCTCTTTTGCCATGATTACAAATTTACAATGCTTCCACAATTAA
- the LOC25488987 gene encoding CCR4-NOT transcription complex subunit 9, with the protein MNNNSSFGSIPPSPASSNSSSMASSEQLVLELSNPELRENALLELSKKREQFQDLAPLLWNSFGTIAALLQEIVSIYPVLSPPNLTPAQSNRVCNALALLQCVASHPDTRMLFLNAHIPLYLYPFLNTTSKSRPFEYLRLTSLGVIGALVKVDDTEVISFLLSTEIIPLCLRTMEMGSELSKTVATFIVQKILLDDVGLDYICTTAERFFAVGRVLGNMVAALAEQPSSRLLKHIIRCYLRLSDNPRACDALRSCLPDMLRDATFSSCLREDPTTRKWLQQLIHNVGGNRVPALQGGGGFDHLMVN; encoded by the exons ATGAACAACAACTCTTCATTCGGTTCTATTCCTCCTTCTCCCGCTTCTTCCAACTCGTCCTCGATGGCTTCTTCTGAACAACTCGTTCTCGAACTCAGCAATCCCGAACTCCGTGAAAACGCTCTTCTCGAACTCTCCAAg AAGAGGGAGCAATTTCAAGATCTCGCCCCATTGCTATGGAATTCATTTGGTACTATTGCAGCACTACTGCAG gAAATTGTTTCAATATACCCTGTTTTGTCTCCTCCCAACCTCACTCCAGCACAATCAAATCGAGTGTGCAATGCTCTTGCCCTGCTCCAG TGTGTAGCATCTCACCCTGATACAAGGATGCTATTCCTGAATG cGCACATTCCTCTGTATTTGTATCCGTTCCTGAACACAACAAGCAAATCCAGACCTTTTGAGTACTTGAGGCTTACTAGTCTTGGTGTCATCGGTGCACTAGTGAAG GTTGATGATACTGAGGTTATTAGTTTTCTGCTTTCGACTGAAATAATTCCCCTGTGCCTGCGCACTATGGAGATGGGGAGTGAGCTCTCCAAAACA GTTGCAACGTTTATTGTTCAAAAGATTCTGTTAGACGATGTGGGCTTGGACTATATTTGTACTACAGCTGAGCGCTTTTTCGCTGTTGGTCGAGTTCTTGGAAACATGGTGGCAGCTCTTGCTGAGCAACCATCATCTCGTCTGTTGAAGCATATCATTCGATGCTATCTTCGTCTGTCAGATAACCCGAG GGCTTGTGATGCATTAAGAAGCTGTCTTCCTGACATGTTAAGGGATGCTACATTCAGCAGCTGCCTTCGT GAGGACCCAACAACTAGGAAGTGGCTGCAACAACTGATTCACAATGTTGGAGGGAATCGGGTTCCTGCACTGCAAGGTGGAGGAGGTTTTGATCATCTAATGGTGAATTGA
- the LOC25488988 gene encoding putative disease resistance protein At5g05400 isoform X2 encodes MANIVVTVATNVGKYLGGPIFREVQYFLCVNNVINDLETEKEALTSERDNLLIRVAQALEKTEIIEKPVEKWLIVVENLLREVDVLVQRTETDANCFQGWFPTCGRYLLCKQMVQKIDAMGKYKGKSIDIQPFSHRAPLPGSRYRSFEEFIYFESTKVAYNQLLEALKDDCISIIGMYGMGGCGKTTLAAEVGKKAEELDMFDKVISITVAQTPNIRGIQGKLADMLNLKLEEESEEGRAQRLWLCLKQKKRILIIVDDLWREFHLINIGILVDNVNEHTWKVLITTRNEHVCTSMDCQKKIHLGLLSEDESWTLFQKFARIDDEYSKLLDGVPREVCNECNGLPLSIKTIGSSLKGRHEIELWQQALDKLRDSKASNDEGGVRTTLSCLKLSYDYLQRQYTQLLLMICTLFPEDYHIPTEDLMRFAFGLGMGEKLSLQSMRSLIQADINKLFDSCLFTPGSVKMHGMVRETVLWIANTSDNCKILVNVDKPLSTLAEDNKIRECFTLSSWWYNENPTFCQLHAPNLKMLLVNISARESLNFLDLSHLTFEGVQGLEVLSITIDNKIVPVSFSPSIQLLTNVRTLRLNGLKLDDISFIGSLTSIEVLDLRRCHFNGLPIEIGKLISLKLLDLSECRISRNSYNGAIGKCSQLEELYASACYPEKHVPEIILDIGILVNLQSFVLDDQILQERRRVLRVKGFNTSRLKTSKKNILQIAEVISLEALHGGCKNIIPDMVGVVGGMDDLTSLHLTRCQDIECIFDATYDFREDDLIPRLGELRLRSMNNLTELYRGPSLQVLHYFEKLELVDIQDCRKLHIMFPLECKLRNLKILSLSYCRTDEVLFSASVAQSLQQLEQLKISGCYKLKHIIAASGRQHGGSNTSEEISPAPMNSHFLMTKLRDVNISDCPRLESIFPICYVEGLTQLQQMEIGYSPKLEYVFGKCDHKEHLSSHHVMLPHLEVLGLSSLENLIGMCPENCQANWSSQCLRMLNIYNCPNMAIPWFNLKVGYDQRQHHPNESLLSKLQELVLYDLPQLHSISWVGPTPSQIWSFQCLQRLRVDSCENLKYLFSMEISAMVVSYMLISFYNSTYMTAPKLLQA; translated from the exons ATGGCAAATATTGTTGTGACTGTTGCAACTAATGTGGGTAAATATTTGGGGGGACCAATATTCCGCGAAGTACAATACTTTCTTTGTGTTAATAATGTAATCAATGATCTTGAGACTGAAAAGGAGGCGCTGACATCTGAAAGAGACAATTTGTTGATTCGCGTTGCACAAGCCTTGGAGAAAactgaaataattgaaaaaccAGTGGAGAAGTGGTTGATTGTTGTAGAAAATCTCTTGAGAGAGGTGGATGTTCTTGTGCAAAGGACAGAAACAGACGCCAATTGCTTTCAAGGATGGTTTCCAACGTGTGGACGGTATCTTTTGTGCAAGCAAATGGTACAAAAGATAGATGCGATGGGGAAATACAAAGGTAAAAGCATTGATATTCAACCATTTTCTCATCGTGCTCCACTACCAGGTAGCAGGTATCGGTCATTTGAAgaattcatttattttgaaTCAACAAAGGTGGCTTACAATCAACTATTGGAGGCACTTAAGGATGATTGCATCTCTATAATAGGAATGTATGGAATGGGTGGATGCGGAAAAACAACCCTTGCAGCAGAAGTTGGCAAGAAGGCTGAGGAATTAGATATGTTTGATAAGGTTATATCAATCACTGTCGCTCAAACTCCAAATATTAGAGGCATTCAGGGAAAACTTGCAGATATGTTAAACTTGAAATTGGAGGAAGAAAGTGAAGAGGGAAGAGCACAACGTTTATGGTTGTGTTTAAAACAAAAGAAGCGAATTCTTATAATAGTGGACGATCTATGGAGAGAGTTTCATTTGATAAATATAGGGATTCTCGTAGACAATGTTAACGAGCACACATGGAAGGTCCTGATAACCACTCGTAATGAGCATGTCTGTACATCAATGGACTGTCAAAAGAAGATTCATTTGGGGCTCTTGTCTGAAGATGAATCTTGGACATTATTCCAAAAGTTTGCAAGAATTGATGACGAATACTCCAAGTTATTGGATGGTGTGCCACGGGAAGTCTGCAATGAGTGTAATGGACTTCCCTTATCAATCAAAACTATAGGGTCGTCCTTAAAAGGAAGGCATGAAATTGAGTTGTGGCAGCAGGCGTTAGATAAGTTGAGGGATTCAAAGGCATCCAATGATGAAGGAGGAGTGAGGACTACTTTAAGTTGCCTTAAATTAAGCTATGATTATTTGCAAAGGCAGTACACACAGCTACTCTTAATgatttgtactctttttccaGAAGACTATCACATCCCAACAGAAGATTTGATGAGGTTTGCATTTGGACTAGGTATGGGAGAAAAATTATCATTACAGTCAATGAGGAGCTTGATTCAAGCAGACATAAACAAACTCTTCGATTCTTGTTTGTTCACGCCTGGTTCTGTGAAGATGCATGGCATGGTTCGTGAGACAGTCTTATGGATTGCAAATACATCAGATAATTGCAAAATCTTGGTAAATGTTGACAAACCACTTAGCACTTTAGCAGAGGATAACAAAATAAGAGAATGTTTTACATTATCCTCATGGTGGTATAATGAAAATCCCACCTTTTGTCAATTGCATGCTCCAAATCTTAAAATGTTATTGGTAAATATAAGTGCTCGTGAATCATTGAATTTCTTGGATTTATCACATTTAACATTTGAAGGAGTACAAGGGCTTGAGGTACTTTCAATAACCATTGATAACAAAATAGTACCAGTATCATTTTCTCCATCCATCCAGTTGTTGACAAATGTTCGAACTTTGCGCTTAAATGGATTGAAATTGGATGACATTTCTTTCATCGGAAGCTTAACAAGCATTGAGGTTCTTGACTTGAGACGTTGTCACTTCAATGGACTTCCTATCGAAATAGGAAAACTCATAAGTCTTAAGTTGCTAGATTTGTCAGAATGTCGTATTTCTCGAAACAGCTATAATGGAGCAATAGGGAAATGTTCACAACTAGAGGAGTTATATGCTTCAGCATGTTACCCAGAAAAGCATGTTCCTGAGATCATTCTGGATATTGGTATTCTCGTAAATCTACAAAGCTTTGTACTTGATGATCAAATCCTTCAGGAAAGAAGGAGAGTCCTACGAGTAAAAGGTTTTAATACATCAAGGTTGAAGACATCTAAGAAAAATATTCTGCAAATAGCTGAAGTTATTTCTTTGGAAGCTCTTCATGGAGGATGTAAAAATATTATCCCAGATATGGTTGGAGTTGTAGGAGGCATGGATGATTTGACTTCTCTCCATCTTACAAGATGCCAAGATATAGAATGCATCTTCGATGCAACCTATGATTTCAGGGAAGATGATTTGATTCCCAGGTTGGGGGAGTTACGCCTTCGGTCTATGAATAACTTGACAGAATTGTATCGAGGTCCATCTCTTCAAGTACTACACTACTTTGAGAAACTAGAACTGGTTGACATACAAGATTGCAGGAAGTTACACATCATGTTTCCATTGGAATGTAAGTTACGAAATCTTAAGATCCTCAGCTTATCATATTGCAGGACCGATGAAGTACTCTTCTCAGCATCTGTTGCTCAAAGTTTGCAGCAACTAGAACAACTAAAAATCAGTGGGTGCTATAAATTGAAGCATATAATTGCTGCTAGTGGAAGGCAACATGGTGGTAGTAATACAAGTGAGGAAATAAGTCCAGCTCCAATGAATTCTCATTTTTTGATGACCAAATTAAGGGATGTTAACATTTCTGATTGTCCAAGGTTAGAGTCGATATTCCCGATTTGTTATGTTGAAGGACTTACACAATTGCAACAGATGGAGATAGGATATTCTCCTAAGCTGGAATACGTGTTTGGTAAATGTGATCACAAAGAACACCTTTCATCACACCATGTCATGCTTCCTCATTTGGAAGTTCTCGGACTCTCTTCTCTTGAAAATCTCATTGGGATGTGTCCAGAGAATTGTCAAGCAAACTGGTCATCTCAATGTCTGAGGATGCTAAACATATATAATTGTCCAAACATGGCTATACCATGGTTCAATTTGAAGGTTGGCTATGATCAAAGACAACATCATCCGAATGAA AGCTTACTCTCAAAACTGCAAGAACTGGTATTGTATGATCTGCCTCAATTGCACTCCATTTCATGGGTAGGTCCTACTCCAAGTCAGATTTGGAGTTTCCAATGTCTTCAGCGTTTAAGAGTGGACAGTTGTGAAAATTTGAAATACTTGTTCTCCATGGAG ATATCTGCCATGGTTGTAAGTTACATGCTGATAAGCTTCTACAACTCCACATATATGACTGCCCCAAAACTGCTTCAAGCTTAA